The following coding sequences are from one Schizosaccharomyces osmophilus chromosome 1, complete sequence window:
- the erg8 gene encoding phosphomevalonate kinase Erg8, with product MYISTCSAPGKVLLAGGYIVLDPQYSGLVVGLDAKGYATTTTLSSRQGLLHVKSPQFIDAEWLYRVDWSSSPIRVFQKDEKQSPNPFVQLAIFYILNYIFPSGKHPEEWRDLNVIIQVDNSYYHQPELPKDLHAYPKFNFLNCKLHEVKKTGLGSSAAMITSFISSLFLTLNQLSDKNPAQPQLTIPSKTIIHNLSQIAHCAAQGKVGSGFDVGAAVWGSCIYRRFDPQLIQHLLVDPTHQLAGENFSNELRHIISKEWSPVKPFTLPSQYRLLMGDVAGGSGTPGMVKKVQKWQKENKADSQKLFDDLYGHVSTLQQLFVSATGSSVDLRNHFQSIRKILQSLTSKVNVDIEPEAQSKILDKLEAIEGVIGTGVPGAGGFDAQFCILQNEKHGIEKVINLWNSSSVTPMQVGPTDAGLSVVDNLQ from the exons ATGTATAT CAGTACTTGCTCTGCTCCTGGAAAAGTGCTTTTGGCCGGTGGATACATTGTTCTTGATCCTCAATATAGCGGCCTTGTTGTGGGTTTAGACGCCAAAGGTTATGCTACGACAACTACATTGTCAAGCCGCCAAGGACTTCTTCATGTAAAAAGTCCTCAATTCATTGATGCTGAATGGCTATACAGGGTAGACTGGTCTTCTTCCCCAATCCgggttttccaaaaagacgaaaaacaaagtcCTAATCCATTTGTTCAGCTTGCTATATTCTACATCTTAAACTACATCTTCCCTTCTGGAAAGCATCCAGAGGAATGGAGAGACTTGAATGTCATCATTCAAGTAGATAATAGCTATTATCACCAACCAGAATTACCAAAAGACTTGCATGCATATCCcaaatttaattttcttaattGCAAGTTACATGAAGTTAAAAAAACCGGGCTTGGAAGCTCAGCTGCTATGATTACGAGTTTTATAAgctctttatttttgactttgaaTCAACTATCTGACAAGAATCCCGCCCAACCACAACTGACCATACCTTCTAAAACGATCATCCACAATTTGAGCCAAATTGCTCATTGTGCTGCACAAGGTAAAGTTGGTAGTGGATTTGATGTGGGTGCAGCCGTCTGGGGTAGTTGTATTTATCGCCGATTTGATCCTCAACTTATTCAGCATCTGCTTGTAGATCCTACTCATCAGTTGGCAGGCGAAAATTTTTCCAATGAATTAAGGCAcataatttcaaaagaatggtCCCCGGTGAAGCCTTTCACTTTGCCTTCTCAATATCGTTTGCTCATGGGCGATGTTGCCGGTGGAAGTGGAACACCAGGAATGGTCAAGAAGGTTCAAAAAtggcaaaaagaaaacaaagcagattctcaaaagctttttgatGATCTTTACGGTCACGTTTCTACATTACAACAACTGTTCGTTTCTGCGACCGGTTCGTCAGTTGACTTGCGAAACCATTTTCAATCTATCAGAAAAATCCTTCAATCTTTGACTTCCAAGGTGAATGTGGATATTGAGCCTGAAGCTCAGTCTAAGATTCTTGATAAATTGGAAGCTATTGAAGGAGTAATTGGAACTGGGGTTCCTGGTGCAGGTGGATTTGACGCTCAGTTTTGCATTTTACAAAATGAGAAACATGGAATTGAGAAAGTTATTAATTTGTGGAATTCATCTAGTGTTACACCTATGCAAGTGGGTCCTACGGATGCTGGTTTATCCGTTGTGGATAACCTGCAATAA
- the img1 gene encoding mitochondrial ribosomal protein subunit L19: protein MEFANPLRRTLSMNIGIFSFQKRFLHTLRRPFVFPKPLKGPKIKDVVSEYEKRYQNNMDVDGKRFQMFHRSQKDRVRPGAVLLVESYSKYPIKESINRFAGYLLRVRHRGPKSSFLLRNNVMGVGVEVLFPVYSPQIKSITVLKENGIAKRPRRAYLSYLRQPRFRLAPVEPLVRKFMEGKKK, encoded by the coding sequence atGGAATTTGCAAATCCTTTACGAAGAACCCTTAGCATGAACATTGGTATTTTCTCATTTCAAAAACGGTTTCTGCATACTTTGCGGAGaccatttgtttttcccaAGCCATTGAAAGGACCCAAGATTAAGGATGTGGTTTCAGAATACGAAAAACGATACCAAAACAACATGGATGTGGATGGAAAGCGCTTCCAAATGTTTCATCGGTCGCAAAAGGATCGTGTTAGACCTGGAGCTGTCTTGTTAGTGGAAAGCTACTCCAAATATccaataaaagaaagtataAATCGATTTGCTGGCTACCTCTTGCGAGTACGCCATCGTGGACCGAAAAGCTCGTTTTTGTTAAGAAACAATGTAATGGGTGTGGGTGTGGAAGTCTTATTTCCTGTATATTCTCCTCAGATCAAAAGCATCACTGTACTGAAAGAGAATGGTATAGCAAAGCGTCCAAGAAGGGCCTACTTAAGTTACTTACGCCAACCTCGTTTCCGACTAGCACCTGTCGAACCCCTTGTACGTAAATTCATGgaaggaaagaagaagTAA
- the vma1 gene encoding V-type ATPase V1 domain, subunit A, with product MAGGIENAKKAIRSLKNYDEHENRFGTIFSVSGPVVVASNMLGCSMYELVRVGHDELVGEVIRIHQDKCTIQVYEETSGLTVGDPVQRTGKPLSVELGPGLAETIYDGIQRPLKQIHDKAQSIYIPRGISTEALDRTRKYDFTPNKKLRVGDHVSGGDVFGSVFENSLFNDHKIMLPPRSRGTVTFIAEAGSYTVVEKLLEVEFNGKKQSFGMLQTWPVRAPRPVADNLTANQPLLTGQRVLDSLFPCVQGGTTAIPGAFGCGKTVISQSLSKYSNSDMIVYIGCGERGNEMAEVLMDFPALTIDINGTPEPIMKRTSLVANTSNMPVAAREASIYTGITLAEYYRDQGKNVSMMADSTSRWAEALREISGRLAEMPADSGYPAYLGAKLASFYERAGRVRCLGSPEREGTVSIVGAVSPPGGDFSDPVTSATLGIVQVFWGLDKKLAQRKHFPSINTSLSYSKYVNALTPWYEDRVSGFNSLRDQIKHIIQQEDSMLEIIQLVGKSALSESDKVTLDMAGIIKNDFLQQNGYSDYDRSCPLYKTYHMMRNMISYYGRAKGTVEQGNVPWSKIREGTSDIFHELSSMKFENPNDGEKELVERYEQLYKKIDDKFQALAE from the exons ATG GCTGGAGGGATCGAGAATGCCAAAAAGGCAATCAGAAGCCTAAAAAACTACGATGAACATGAAAATCGCTTTGGTACTATTTTTAGTGTTTCAGGACCAG TCGTCGTTGCTTCCAACATGCTTGGATGCTCCATGTACGAGCTTGTCCGCGTTGGTCATGATGAATTGGTAGGAGAAGTTATTAGAATCCACCAAGACAAATGTACAATTCAGGTTTACGAAGAAACCTCTGGTCTTACTGTCGGTGATCCTGTCCAACGTACTGGAAAGCCTTTGTCTGTTGAATTAGGTCCAGGTCTCGCTGAAACCATTTATGATGGTATCCAGCGTccattgaaacaaattcatgACAAAGCACAAAGTATCTACATTCCGAGAGGTATCAGTACAGAGGCTTTGGACCGTACTCGTAAGTATGATTTCACACCTAACAAGAAGCTTCGTGTCGGTGATCACGTTTCTGGCGGCGATGTGTTTGGTTCCGTATTTGAAAACTCTCTTTTTAATGATCATAAAATCATGCTTCCACCTAGATCTCGTGGTACAGTAACCTTTATCGCTGAAGCAGGCTCCTATACTGTAGTCGAAAAACTTTTGGAGGTGGAATTCAATGGCaaaaaacaatcttttGGTATGTTACAAACCTGGCCCGTTCGTGCTCCCCGTCCCGTTGCTGATAACCTCACGGCCAACCAACCTCTGCTCACCGGTCAACGTGTTCTCGATTCCTTGTTTCCATGTGTTCAAGGTGGTACCACCGCTATTCCTGGTGCTTTTGGCTGTGGTAAAACTGTAATTTCTCAATCCCTTTCCAAGTATTCCAACTCGGATATGATTGTTTACATTGGTTGTGGTGAACGTGGTAATGAAATGGCCGAGGTTTTGATGGACTTCCCTGCTTTGACCATCGATATCAACGGAACCCCCGAGCCCATTATGAAACGTACTTCTCTCGTTGCGAATACTTCAAACATGCCTGTAGCTGCTCGTGAAGCTTCCATTTATACTGGTATCACCTTGGCTGAGTATTATCGTGACCAAGGTAAGAACGTTTCAATGATGGCAGATTCCACTTCTCGTTGGGCTGAAGCTCTCCGTGAAATTTCCGGTCGTCTTGCCGAAATGCCTGCTGACTCTGGTTATCCTGCTTATCTTGGTGCTAAGTTGGCTTCTTTCTATGAACGGGCTGGTCGTGTTCGTTGTTTGGGTAGTCCTGAACGTGAAGGTACTGTGTCGATCGTTGGTGCTGTTTCTCCTCCAGGTGGTGACTTCTCCGATCCAGTCACTAGTGCTACTTTGGGTATTGTACAAGTCTTCTGGGGTTTGGACAAGAAATTGGCTCAGCGTAAACACTTTCCCTCAATTAACACTTCCCTTTCTTATTCCAAGTACGTAAATGCTTTGACTCCCTGGTATGAAGACCGAGTTTCTGGTTTCAACTCGTTACGTGATCAAATTAAACATATTATTCAACAAGAGGATTCGATGCTCGAAATCATCCAATTGGTTGGTAAGTCTGCGCTTTCCGAGAGCGACAAGGTTACTTTAGACATGGCTGGTATTATCAAGAACGATTTCCTACAGCAAAACGGTTATTCCGACTATGATCGAAGCTGTCCTCTTTACAAAACTTACCATATGATGAGAAACATGATTTCTTACTATGGGAGAGCGAAGGGTACGGTTGAACAAGGCAATGTTCCATGGTCGAAAATCCGTGAAGGCACCTCTGATATTTTCCATGAACTTTCTTCTATGAAGTTTGAAAATCCTAATGATggtgaaaaagaacttgTTGAACGTTATGAGCAACTTTACAAGAAGATTGATGACAAATTTCAAGCCCTGGCAGAATAA
- a CDS encoding mitochondrial phospholipid scramblase has protein sequence MPATRYIDASARVVSRGPAAVSKTGVINHDSPAAPLLSQDVLIVERQLEMMNVFLGYEQANRYVILNHEGHHLGYIAERGHASFLSSMSRQLFHTHRSFVADVMDVHGNPVLQLQRPFSWINSRLNVSAFNNSSDQPSLVGEVIQKWHPWRRKYQLFLAQSNIVDQFAAVDERVLSWDFLLRNADNQILGSVNRNFMGLPREFLTDTGNYVLRFTSKDANLGSVENNQLLQAAEGDTSQVCSREMSLEERAVMLGSAVTIDFDYFSRTNSPAAGFTFPIMFGSSSPENDYQSEDTSAQEILKDEQSPNHSSTENTIHEQKSPFLSDGDLDRPGDFWDVFDQDAEDRW, from the coding sequence ATGCCAGCAACCAGGTACATAGACGCTTCTGCACGAGTGGTGTCCCGTGGTCCTGCTGCTGTTAGCAAGACTGGAGTCATAAACCATGATTCTCCTGCGGCTCCTTTGCTATCCCAGGACGTACTAATTGTTGAACGACAGTTAGAGATGATGAACGTGTTTCTTGGCTATGAACAGGCCAATCGCTATGTTATCTTAAACCATGAAGGTCATCATCTTGGATATATAGCGGAAAGGGGACATGCTTCGTTTCTTTCCAGTATGTCTCGACAACTATTCCATACACATCGTTCATTCGTGGCTGACGTGATGGATGTGCATGGCAATCCTGTTCTACAGTTGCAAAGACCTTTTTCATGGATTAATTCCCGTCTAAATGTTAGTGCTTTCAATAACTCATCAGACCAGCCATCATTAGTTGGTGAAGTTATCCAAAAATGGCACCCTTGGCGTCGTAAATACCAATTATTCCTAGCCCAATCCAATATAGTAGATCAGTTTGCTGCTGTTGATGAGCGAGTCTTAAGTTGGGATTTCTTGCTACGTAACGCTGACAACCAAATACTTGGAAGTGTTAATCGTAACTTTATGGGCTTGCCAAGAGAGTTCCTTACAGATACGGGTAATTACGTCTTGCGATTTACGTCAAAAGATGCCAATTTAGGTAGTGTTGAAAACAATCAACTGTTGCAAGCCGCCGAAGGTGATACTAGCCAAGTTTGCTCGCGCGAGATGAGTTTAGAGGAAAGAGCTGTTATGCTTGGGTCCGCTGTGACTATTGATTTCGACTATTTCAGTCGTACTAATAGCCCTGCAGCAGgttttacttttccaaTTATGTTTGGTTCCTCTTCTCCAGAAAATGATTACCAATCAGAGGATACATCCGCTCAGGAGATTCTTAAAGACGAACAAAGTCCAAATCATTCGTCAACTGAGAACACCATTCATGAACAAAAGTCTCCCTTTCTTTCCGATGGTGACCTAGATCGCCCTGGTGATTTTTGGGATGTTTTTGATCAGGACGCAGAGGACAGGTGGTAA
- the gid7 gene encoding GID complex WD repeat subunit Gid7: MELTKVWEQEIVRLILQFLNDYGYGSTLKCLENESGLCYETENVKSFQKGVLSGDWQIAESCFASMKLRDESKRNEALFLLQKQKCLELAEMGSLCEAIFVLQTTDNTYFNQSKEELISQIMFSRKKFTESAHGIKDNRTALLNELSFYISADIMMPKNRLLNLLEQAKNHQISSQCYHNVLKNFTFLSDYQAEPSEIPTKEIHCFDDHTSEVWQISYSSSGKYLASASQDKSTIIFDLVNMKMLHRLIGHSKEVAYVKWSPDDRYLLTCSNDYSVILWDAFTGEKIRHLKEHTYFVSCCCWLPDGLSFITGSPDMTIIHWSLTGEILHKWKDVNIYDMAISNDGSKLYAVGYQKQMESEDKHIAVYSIPTRECLKKIHLESKVTSISLSKDSRYALTNIEPHTILLWDIQECRIIRQYMGHKLGNWLIGSCFGGQDDTFVLSGSQDEFIRIWHRDSGKLLSTLPGHSKCVNYIAYNPVDPYQFASASDDSTIRVWSNQEPQ, encoded by the exons ATGGAGCTGACTAAAGTATGGGAACAAGAAATTGTTCGTCTAATCCTTCAATTCTTGAACGATTACGGTTATGG AAGTACTCTAAAATGCttggaaaatgaaagtGGACTTTGCTACGAAACAGAGAACGTCAAGTCGTTTCAAAAAGGCGTCCTTTCCGGTGACTGGCAAATCGCTGAGAGTTGCTTTGCTTCTATGAAGCTGAGGgacgaaagcaaaagaaat gaagcgctttttcttctgcaaaaacaaaaatgtttaGAGTTAGCTGAAATGGGATCACTTTGTGAGGCAATCTTTGTTTTGCAAACAACCGATAATACATACTTTAATCAAAGCAAAGAGGAGTTGATCTCGCAAATAAtgttttcaagaaaaaaattcacaGAATCCGCACACGGCATAAAAGACAACCGTACTGCTTTATTAAATGAACTCTCCTTCTACATAAGCGCTGACATTATGATGCCGAAAAACCGACTCTTGAATCTTTTGGAACAGGCAAAAAACCATCAGATTTCTTCCCAATGCTATCATAATGTTCTGAAAAACTTCACCTTTCTCTCTGATTATCAAGCCGAGCCTAGCGAAATCCCAACAAAGGAGATACATTGTTTCGACGACCACACAAGTGAAGTTTGGCAAATTTCCTACTCAAGTAGCGGCAAGTACTTAGCGTCCGCTTCGCAAGATAAGTCTACcataatttttgatttggtTAATATGAAGATGCTACACCGACTAATTGGACACAGTAAAGAGGTGGCTTATGTGAAATGGTCTCCGGATGATCGTTATTTACTTACTTGCTCTAATGACTACTCGGTTATACTTTGGGATGCGTTTACCGGCGAGAAGATCCGGCATTTAAAAGAGCATACTTACTTTGTGAGCTGTTGCTGTTGGCTACCCGATGGATTGTCTTTCATTACTGGGTCTCCTGATATGACGATTATTCATTGGTCGTTAACTGGAGAGATTTTGCATAAATGGAAGGATGTCAATATTTACGATATGGCAATTAGTAATGACGGATCAAAATTGTATGCTGTTGGGTACCAGAAGCAAATGGAAAGTGAAGATAAGCATATTGCTGTTTATTCCATACCTACAAGAGAATGccttaaaaaaattcatcttGAATCCAAGGTGACTTCCATATCGCTTTCAAAAGACTCTCGTTATGCCCTGACGAACATCGAGCCACATACAATATTGCTTTGGGATATACAAGAGTGTCGCATTATTCGGCAATACATGGGTCATAAGCTTGGGAACTGGCTGATCGGTTCATGTTTCGGCGGTCAAGATGACACGTTTGTATTAAGCGGCAGCCAAGACGAGTTTATTCGAATATGGCATCGAGACTCTGGGAAACTGCTTAGCACTTTACCAGGACACTCAAAATGCGTCAACTACATCGCTTACAATCCAGTGGATCCCTATCAATTTGCTTCAGCTAGTGACGACAGCACTATTCGTGTATGGTCAAACCAAGAACCTCAATAA
- the apc11 gene encoding anaphase-promoting complex ubiquitin -protein ligase E3 subunit Apc11 produces MKVKIKRYHAIANWTWKTPKDDVCGICRVPFDGCCPQCLTPGDDCPIVWGKCTHIFHAHCIENWLSTAGSQGQCPMDRQTFIVAESSITP; encoded by the exons atgaaagtgaaaatcaaaa GATATCATGCAATTGCTAATTGGACTTGGAAGACCCCTAAAGACGATGTTTGCGGCATTTGTCGAGTCCCTTTCGATGGATGCTGCCCTCAGTGTCTAACGCCTGGTGATGACTGTCCCATAG TATGGGGGAAATGTACGCACATCTTTCATGCTCATTGCATCGAAAATTGGCTTTCAACAGCAGGATCTCAAGGACAATGCCCAATGGATAGACAGACGTTTATTGTTGCTGAATCTAGTATCACACCGTAA
- the slx1 gene encoding structure-specific endonuclease catalytic subunit Slx1 — MSHQEHSFYCCYLIQSKKTASSRSLYIGSTPNPIRRLRQHNGEIQGGAWKTRNGRPWIILCLVHGFPNKTSALQFEWIWQHPNISRHTKNKEESVKKTLSLNSSLVALQQIVSCNCWKRWPLEITFFSQQAFEKWNAISKGNTSVKFSMEEREIMDFYNKVSEVELIKFPSKNKVNRKSICDICLRGLHEGDSLLYCLYDDCDMTSHTTCLATHYLESEEHILPVMGRCILCLRNLQWSKLIKTIQNMKRDDNDIDNQTSSQE, encoded by the exons ATGTCGCATCAAGagcattctttttattgttgTTATTTAATTCAATCTAAGAAAACGGCTTCTAGTAGATCTCTCTATATTGGTTCGACCCCTAATCCAATTCGA CGCCTTCGACAACACAACGGAGAGATACAAGGAGGAGCCTGGAAGACGAGGAATGGACGACCGTGGATCATACTTTGTCTTGTGCATGGTTTTCCTAACAAAACTTCAGCATTACAATTTGAATGGATTTGGCAGCATCCCAATATATCTAGGCACACCAAGAATAAGGAAGAAAGTGTTAAAAAAACGCTGAGCTTAAACAGCTCTTTAGTTGCTCTCCAGCAAATTGTGTCCTGTAATTGTTGGAAACGATGGCCTCTGGAAATAACCTTTTTTTCCCAGcaagcttttgaaaaatggaaCGCAATAAGCAAAGGGAACACTTCTGTAAAGTTTAGCATGGAAGAACGGGAAATAATGGACTTTTACAACAAGGTTTCCGAAGTAGAATTGATCAAGTTCCCGTCAAAGAACAAGGTGAATCGAAAATCCATTTGTGATATATGTCTTCGTGGACTTCACGAAGGGGATTCATTGCTTTATTGTTTGTACGATGATTGTGACATGACGAGTCATACAACGTGCTTGGCAACTCATTATTTAGAAAGCGAGGAGCATATTTTACCAGTTATGGGCCGTTGCATTCTATGCTTACGAAATCTTCAGTGGAGCAAACTCATTAAAACCATTCAGAATATGAAACGGGATGATAACGACATTGACAACCAAACGAGCAGTCAAGAATAG